The following coding sequences are from one Pocillopora verrucosa isolate sample1 chromosome 5, ASM3666991v2, whole genome shotgun sequence window:
- the LOC131785278 gene encoding uromodulin-like, whose product MEFVSFFMFIAWNALLTNLTFGKERDRTMMFPDYFFFSDKHLVNHKIETKHVKDLDQCELSCYMNDNCVSANFKKEQENGGIDYICELNNATHLEYDTDLIINADFYYRGSKNACGKNLPCQNNATCQSGFTIKGYRCLCPPGFEGEHCEKDIDECQKKIHDCHLNAACKNTNGSFVCTCLFGFNGDGRNCIADPCYDYRNLSDADRKSTYNTPYGGEKCDDESSSIIFGKWYRYVGDAGTKMPTQCVPDNRCGAVLSGWLKGGHPTLTDGEVSSEVCFTRGGDCCKKSINIKVKDCGSYFIYQLQKPPACDLRYCGTD is encoded by the exons ATggagtttgtttcatttttcatgttcatagCCTGGAATGCATTATTGACTAACTTGacttttggaaaag AGCGAGATCGCACAATGATGTTTCCAGATTACTTCTTCTTTTCTGACAAACATTTGGTAAACCATAAAATCGAAACTAAACACGTCAAAGACTTGGATCAATGTGAGCTTTCGTGCTACATGAATGACAACTGCGTTAGTGCTAACTTCAAAAAAGAGCAAGAGAATGGAGGAATCGATTATATCTGTGAACTGAATAACGCCACTCATCTTGAATATGATACTGACCTGATAATTAATGCCGATTTCTACTATCGCGGCTCAAAG aacgCCTGCGGTAAAAACCTACCCTGTCAAAATAATGCAACTTGTCAGTCCGGTTTCACAATCAAGGGATATCGATGCTTGTGCCCTCCTGGATTTGAAGGAGAACATTGCGAAAAAG atattgatgaatgccaaaaaaaaattcacgattGTCACCTGAACGCTGCTTGTAAAAACACAAATGGATCCTTTGTGTGCACCTGTTTATTTGGATTTAACGGAGATGGACGGAACTGCATAG ccGATCCGTGCTATGATTACAGAAATCTGAGCGATGCTGACAGAAAGAGCACTTACAACACACCCTACGGTGGAGAAAAATGTGACGACGAATCCTCGTCAATAATATTCGGGAAATGGTATCGTTATGTGGGagatgcaggaacaaaaatgccaacccAGTGCGTACCGGATAATAGATGTGGTGCGGTCCTCTCAGGCTGGCTAAAAGGTGGTCACCCCACATTGACAGATGGTGAGGTTTCCTCCGAGGTCTGCTTTACCAGAGGTGGAGATTGCTGCAAGAAATCAATTAACATTAAAGTGAAAGACTGTGGATCCTACTTTATATACCAACTACAAAAGCCACCTGCTTGTGATCTGCGCTACTGTGGCACAGACTGA